A stretch of the Sulfurimonas sp. HSL-1656 genome encodes the following:
- a CDS encoding acetolactate synthase large subunit, which produces MQMSGAQMVIEALKHEGVDTVFGYPGGAIMNVYDEIYKQDDFQHILTRHEQAAVHAAEGYAKVTGKVGVAMVTSGPGFTNAVTGIADAYMDSIPLVVISGQVPMSLIGTDAFQEIDSVGISRSCTKHNYLVTDAADLPRVLKEAFYLAATGRPGPVHVDIPKDVTAQIAEFDYSRPVEMETYKPTTKGNARQIKKAIDAIAAAKRPLLYLGGGIISANAAEEVRAFAKLTGIPAVETFMARGTMGADNPLVISMLGMHGSYAANMAMSETDLVIGLGARFDDRVTGKLSEFAKNADVIHVDIDPASISKLVNAEYPIVGDVKYVVEEMTALAQGKIDAERFAPWLETIEHFNKLHPLGYDEEPGVIKPQWVIERIGQLLGEKANISTDVGQHQMWTAQFYPFSRPRQFISSGGLGTMGFGFPAAMGVKRGDMERVSINVTGDGSILMNIQELMTSVEYKLPVINVILNNHFLGMVRQWQTLFYDKRYSETDLSMQPNWVGLVESFGGVGYNVETKEEFDAALKDAVEKNVVAMINVNVSRFENVLPMVPAGGSLFNMMLEYKDK; this is translated from the coding sequence ATGCAGATGAGTGGCGCACAGATGGTCATTGAGGCACTGAAACACGAAGGGGTCGATACCGTATTCGGTTACCCCGGCGGTGCCATTATGAACGTCTATGACGAGATATACAAACAAGATGATTTCCAACACATCCTGACCCGGCACGAGCAGGCGGCCGTGCATGCGGCAGAAGGGTATGCGAAGGTTACCGGCAAGGTCGGCGTGGCGATGGTCACTTCCGGTCCGGGCTTTACCAACGCCGTGACGGGAATCGCCGATGCGTATATGGACTCCATCCCCCTCGTCGTTATCAGCGGGCAGGTCCCGATGTCCCTGATCGGGACGGATGCCTTCCAGGAGATCGATTCCGTCGGGATCAGCCGCTCCTGTACGAAGCACAACTACCTGGTTACCGACGCGGCAGACCTGCCGCGGGTCCTGAAAGAGGCGTTCTACCTCGCTGCGACGGGGCGTCCCGGCCCGGTCCACGTCGACATCCCCAAGGATGTCACGGCCCAGATCGCCGAGTTTGACTACAGCCGCCCGGTGGAGATGGAGACCTATAAGCCGACCACCAAGGGCAATGCCCGCCAGATCAAGAAGGCGATCGATGCGATCGCCGCGGCCAAACGCCCGCTGCTTTACCTCGGCGGCGGTATCATCAGCGCTAATGCGGCGGAAGAAGTCCGTGCCTTCGCGAAACTGACGGGCATTCCGGCGGTTGAAACCTTCATGGCCCGCGGCACGATGGGCGCAGACAACCCGCTGGTGATCTCCATGCTGGGCATGCACGGCTCCTATGCCGCGAACATGGCAATGAGCGAGACCGACCTGGTCATCGGCCTGGGCGCACGTTTCGATGACCGTGTTACCGGGAAACTGAGTGAGTTCGCGAAGAATGCCGACGTCATCCATGTCGACATCGACCCGGCGAGCATCTCCAAGCTGGTCAATGCGGAGTACCCGATCGTCGGTGACGTCAAGTACGTCGTCGAGGAGATGACCGCCCTGGCACAAGGGAAGATCGACGCGGAACGCTTCGCCCCCTGGCTGGAGACGATCGAGCACTTCAACAAACTGCATCCGCTGGGCTACGACGAGGAACCCGGTGTTATCAAGCCGCAGTGGGTCATCGAACGCATCGGTCAGCTGCTGGGTGAAAAGGCGAATATCAGTACCGATGTCGGCCAGCACCAGATGTGGACGGCCCAGTTCTATCCCTTTTCGCGTCCGCGCCAGTTCATCAGTTCCGGCGGTCTGGGAACGATGGGCTTCGGTTTCCCGGCGGCGATGGGGGTCAAGCGCGGTGATATGGAGCGCGTCAGCATCAACGTCACGGGTGACGGTTCGATCCTGATGAATATCCAGGAGCTGATGACGTCGGTCGAATACAAACTGCCGGTCATAAACGTTATTCTGAACAACCACTTCCTGGGGATGGTCCGCCAGTGGCAGACACTGTTCTATGACAAGCGCTACTCTGAGACGGACCTCTCCATGCAGCCCAACTGGGTCGGGCTCGTCGAGAGCTTCGGCGGGGTCGGCTATAACGTCGAGACGAAAGAGGAGTTTGACGCCGCGCTCAAAGACGCCGTCGAGAAGAACGTCGTTGCCATGATCAACGTCAACGTTTCACGTTTCGAGAACGTTCTGCCGATGGTCCCGGCCGGCGGTTCGCTGTTCAATATGATGTTGGAATACAAGGATAAATGA
- the lpxD gene encoding UDP-3-O-(3-hydroxymyristoyl)glucosamine N-acyltransferase, producing MKLSEICEKLGIAYNGEEREIAGLNALQEAGQDEVSFLENPKYASQLSATNAAAVLVTASMAQQLPAHSIPLIVDEPYIVLAKASAFFAPQRLEHDLPETAVGEGTVIEEGAFVAKGSRIGANCHIMPGVFIGNNVTIGDNTILYPNVTVYRDCVIGRDCIIHAGTVIGSDGFGFATTKLGEHIKIYQNGNVVIEDDVEIGSNTTIDRAVFKSTVIKKGVRIDNLVQVGHNCVIGEFSVLVSQVGLAGSSRLGRNVVMGGQSATAGHLSIAPFTTIAARGGVTKNVDKGGVYGGFPLMEHKLWLKLQGKLARLLKA from the coding sequence ATGAAGTTGAGTGAAATCTGCGAAAAACTTGGCATTGCATACAACGGTGAGGAGCGGGAGATCGCGGGTCTCAATGCGCTGCAGGAGGCGGGGCAGGATGAAGTGAGCTTTCTGGAGAACCCGAAATACGCTTCACAGCTCTCCGCCACGAATGCCGCGGCCGTACTGGTGACGGCGTCCATGGCGCAGCAGTTGCCGGCACACTCTATCCCCCTGATCGTCGACGAACCCTATATCGTACTGGCGAAAGCCTCTGCCTTTTTCGCACCCCAGCGCCTTGAACACGATCTGCCGGAGACCGCCGTCGGCGAAGGGACGGTGATCGAGGAGGGTGCCTTTGTTGCCAAGGGAAGCCGTATCGGAGCGAACTGCCATATCATGCCCGGTGTCTTTATCGGAAACAATGTCACCATCGGCGACAACACGATCCTTTACCCCAATGTCACGGTCTACCGCGACTGTGTGATCGGCCGCGACTGCATTATCCATGCGGGGACGGTGATCGGCAGCGACGGCTTCGGCTTCGCGACGACCAAGCTGGGCGAGCACATCAAGATCTATCAAAACGGGAACGTCGTCATCGAAGATGATGTCGAGATCGGCTCCAACACGACCATCGACCGTGCCGTCTTCAAGAGTACGGTGATCAAAAAAGGGGTACGGATCGACAACCTGGTGCAGGTCGGGCACAACTGTGTCATCGGCGAATTCAGCGTCCTGGTCTCGCAGGTGGGGCTTGCCGGCTCCTCCCGCCTGGGACGCAACGTCGTCATGGGCGGCCAGAGCGCAACGGCCGGCCACCTCTCCATTGCACCGTTTACGACGATCGCCGCGCGCGGCGGCGTGACGAAGAACGTCGACAAAGGCGGTGTCTACGGCGGGTTCCCGCTGATGGAACACAAGCTCTGGCTGAAACTCCAGGGCAAACTCGCACGTCTGCTCAAAGCGTAA
- the ilvN gene encoding acetolactate synthase small subunit translates to MMENERRVVSVILQNEASALSRITDLFSARGYNIESLTVAPIPESKYSRLTIATSGSVRVIEQITKQLHKLIPVLRVYEHADLVEKEMAMVKFPITENLSDIETLSKAYNGKIVNVGNDMIIAMVADEPKRVSHYLEAVKRFNPKEIVRSGTVALER, encoded by the coding sequence ATGATGGAGAATGAAAGAAGAGTCGTTTCGGTCATCTTACAGAACGAGGCGAGCGCGCTCTCGCGGATCACGGACCTCTTTTCGGCCCGTGGCTACAATATCGAGTCGCTGACCGTCGCACCGATCCCGGAATCGAAATATTCGCGCCTCACCATCGCGACCTCCGGCTCCGTCCGGGTGATCGAACAGATTACGAAGCAGCTGCACAAGCTCATCCCGGTCCTGCGGGTCTATGAACATGCCGATCTCGTCGAGAAAGAGATGGCGATGGTCAAGTTCCCGATCACGGAGAACCTCTCCGACATCGAGACGCTGAGCAAGGCTTACAACGGCAAGATCGTCAACGTCGGCAACGACATGATCATCGCGATGGTCGCCGATGAGCCCAAGCGCGTTTCGCACTACCTCGAAGCCGTCAAGCGTTTCAACCCCAAAGAGATTGTCCGCAGCGGTACCGTGGCACTGGAGCGCTAG
- a CDS encoding phosphatase produces MANVVAIDLGSNTCRAIEYDCATGTFGRQSERIVKTADRMHETGRIDDGAVARVIEALKETDALFDLEKTPYRAVTTAAMRMAQNSDEVLERIADETGVRFEIIDGDREAFYALKAARARLAQLGISSESLCMIDIGGGSTEVIFYQNGETVSKSFPIGIVTVAQQCEDPEEIRTFVQLQLLREVYIFVDTYIITKGRPLTFVMTAGTPTTIAAFLQGMTYDSYDPAKINGYRLSRPDCEKALKELLALDEMTRTLYVGVGREALIVAGIVIVELFYEVLDYNDAVVIDDGVREGVAIAFCEEARG; encoded by the coding sequence ATGGCCAACGTCGTTGCGATCGACCTGGGGTCGAATACCTGCCGCGCTATCGAGTATGACTGCGCGACGGGCACCTTCGGCCGCCAAAGCGAACGGATCGTCAAGACCGCCGACCGGATGCATGAGACGGGGCGGATCGACGACGGGGCAGTCGCACGGGTCATCGAGGCGCTCAAAGAAACGGATGCCCTGTTCGACCTGGAAAAGACACCTTACCGCGCCGTGACGACCGCAGCCATGCGTATGGCGCAGAACAGCGATGAAGTGCTTGAACGGATTGCGGATGAGACCGGGGTCCGGTTTGAGATTATCGACGGCGACCGGGAGGCTTTTTATGCGCTGAAGGCAGCCCGCGCTCGTCTGGCGCAGCTCGGCATCTCCTCGGAATCGCTCTGTATGATCGACATCGGCGGCGGCTCGACCGAGGTGATCTTCTACCAAAACGGGGAGACGGTTTCAAAGAGTTTCCCTATCGGTATCGTGACCGTGGCCCAGCAGTGCGAAGACCCCGAGGAGATCAGGACCTTTGTGCAGCTGCAGCTGCTGCGTGAAGTGTACATCTTCGTCGATACCTACATCATCACCAAAGGGCGTCCTCTCACCTTCGTCATGACGGCTGGGACCCCGACGACGATTGCGGCGTTCCTGCAGGGAATGACCTACGACAGCTACGACCCGGCCAAGATCAACGGCTACAGACTCAGCAGGCCCGATTGCGAAAAGGCGCTGAAAGAGCTGCTGGCACTGGACGAGATGACGCGCACGCTGTATGTCGGTGTGGGACGCGAAGCGCTGATCGTGGCGGGGATCGTCATCGTCGAACTTTTTTACGAAGTGCTCGACTACAATGACGCAGTCGTGATCGACGACGGGGTCCGTGAAGGGGTCGCGATCGCCTTTTGCGAAGAGGCACGCGGCTAA
- the lpxD gene encoding UDP-3-O-(3-hydroxymyristoyl)glucosamine N-acyltransferase, whose protein sequence is MRLSLIAEALGTALPGEEREIRAMNTLADASAEELSYLSDNRYINSLKMTKAAAVLVKADAVDAVPEHCVALVCEDVSLCMAKATSLFTPPLIDHDAAEPLIGAESFIDPRANLEKGAVIGSGVTVMAGAYVGSGAVIGDDTVIFPNATIYRDCRIGARCRIHGGTTIGADGFGYAHTAQGEHVKIYQNGNVIIEDDVEIGANCSIDRALFNSTVIRRGAKIDNNVHIGHNCDIGEHCIFVAQVGVGGSTHLGRNCVVSGQTAFSDHLEIAPFTTFTARSGVTKSIKESGKIFSGYPLMEHRLWSRLQSRLSKLAKEGISTKKRVKTHEVE, encoded by the coding sequence GTGCGACTCTCTCTGATCGCGGAAGCACTCGGTACGGCGCTGCCGGGTGAAGAGCGCGAGATCCGTGCTATGAATACGCTGGCGGATGCGTCGGCAGAAGAACTCTCCTACCTTTCAGACAACCGTTACATCAACTCCCTGAAAATGACAAAGGCCGCAGCGGTGCTGGTCAAAGCGGATGCCGTCGATGCCGTTCCGGAGCACTGCGTCGCGCTTGTGTGCGAGGATGTCTCTCTTTGCATGGCGAAGGCGACATCCCTCTTTACTCCGCCGCTGATCGACCACGATGCCGCCGAACCGCTTATCGGAGCGGAGAGCTTTATCGACCCGCGTGCCAATCTCGAGAAGGGGGCCGTGATCGGCAGCGGTGTCACGGTGATGGCCGGTGCCTATGTCGGTTCGGGCGCCGTCATCGGTGATGATACGGTGATTTTCCCCAATGCGACGATCTACCGCGACTGCCGGATCGGGGCACGCTGCCGCATTCACGGCGGAACGACCATCGGTGCGGACGGCTTCGGTTATGCGCATACGGCGCAGGGCGAACACGTCAAGATCTATCAAAACGGCAATGTCATCATCGAAGACGACGTCGAAATCGGCGCGAACTGTTCGATTGACCGGGCACTCTTCAACTCCACCGTCATCCGCCGCGGTGCGAAGATCGACAACAACGTGCACATCGGCCACAACTGTGATATCGGAGAGCACTGTATCTTCGTCGCGCAGGTCGGCGTCGGCGGTTCGACGCATCTGGGACGCAACTGTGTCGTCAGCGGCCAGACGGCATTCTCGGATCACCTGGAGATCGCCCCGTTTACAACGTTTACCGCGCGTTCCGGCGTGACGAAATCCATCAAGGAGAGCGGCAAGATCTTCAGTGGCTACCCGCTGATGGAACACCGCCTCTGGAGCCGGCTGCAAAGCCGGCTGTCAAAGCTGGCCAAAGAGGGGATCAGCACAAAAAAGCGAGTCAAAACCCATGAAGTTGAGTGA